From Selenomonas sp. AB3002, one genomic window encodes:
- a CDS encoding Hsp20/alpha crystallin family protein — MFGLVPFASSNELMREGSLFNRLWDAFDTPLTTANSLGFKVDVKDNGTAYELTADLPGLKKEDITLSYEHDYLTLSAQREENNDQQDEAGRYLRRERSYGQMSRSFYIAGIDDSKATAEFKDGVLKVQLPKAQAQPEALHQIPISCAG, encoded by the coding sequence ATGTTTGGTCTGGTTCCATTTGCATCAAGTAATGAGCTCATGAGAGAAGGCAGCTTGTTCAATCGCCTGTGGGATGCCTTTGATACCCCCTTAACCACCGCAAACAGCCTTGGCTTCAAAGTCGATGTCAAAGACAACGGCACAGCCTATGAACTTACCGCCGATCTTCCCGGCCTTAAAAAGGAAGATATAACCCTGAGCTACGAACACGACTACCTGACCCTCTCCGCTCAGAGGGAGGAAAACAATGACCAGCAGGATGAGGCAGGCAGATATTTACGTCGGGAGCGCAGCTACGGCCAGATGTCCCGTTCCTTCTACATTGCCGGTATTGATGATTCCAAAGCCACGGCAGAATTCAAGGACGGCGTACTGAAAGTCCAGCTGCCAAAAGCTCAAGCACAGCCGGAAGCCCTCCACCAGATTCCTATATCTTGCGCTGGCTGA